One window of the Shewanella maritima genome contains the following:
- a CDS encoding GntP family permease — translation MSMLLILIAVIAFIVIATAKFKLHPFLTLILASFLAAFAYGLPSADIAKTITSGFGGILGYIGLVIVLGTIIGTILEKSGAAITMADVVIKLLGKRFPTLTMSIIGYIVSIPVFCDSGFVILNSLKQSMANRMRVSSVSMSVALATGLYATHTFVPPTPGPIAAAGNLGLESQLGTVIAVGVFVAATAAFAGMLWANRFKNEQPDGEGSEELQVQEDYQKLKDSYGELPSALKAFAPIFVPILLICLASIAKFPSAPFGDGSLFEIFSFLGQPVNALMIGLFLSISLLKSDDKIKEFGERISQGLVVAAPILLITGAGGAFGAILKATEIGHYLGESLSALGIGIFMPFIVAAALKSAQGSSTVALVATSALVAPLLGDIGLASDMGRVLTVMAIGAGAMTVSHANDSFFWVVTQFSRMSVQQAYRAQTMATLVQGLSAMTLVYILSLVLL, via the coding sequence ATGAGCATGCTATTGATCCTGATTGCAGTGATTGCCTTCATCGTAATCGCAACTGCAAAATTCAAGCTTCATCCGTTTTTAACCCTTATCCTCGCCTCTTTCCTTGCCGCTTTCGCCTATGGCTTACCAAGCGCCGACATCGCCAAAACTATCACTTCTGGCTTTGGTGGTATCCTTGGCTACATTGGTTTAGTCATAGTACTCGGTACAATCATAGGTACCATATTAGAGAAAAGTGGCGCCGCGATTACCATGGCCGATGTAGTCATCAAACTGCTTGGCAAGCGCTTTCCAACGCTAACCATGTCAATCATTGGTTATATCGTGTCAATCCCTGTATTTTGTGACTCGGGTTTTGTCATCTTAAACTCGCTTAAGCAATCTATGGCAAACCGTATGCGTGTATCTAGCGTGTCAATGAGTGTCGCACTAGCCACAGGTTTATATGCTACCCACACATTTGTGCCGCCAACGCCGGGCCCTATTGCCGCAGCAGGTAACCTAGGACTTGAGTCGCAGCTTGGTACTGTTATTGCTGTTGGTGTGTTTGTTGCTGCCACGGCAGCCTTTGCTGGTATGCTTTGGGCTAACCGCTTTAAAAATGAACAACCAGATGGTGAAGGCAGTGAAGAGCTACAAGTACAAGAAGACTACCAAAAGCTAAAAGACAGCTATGGTGAACTGCCATCAGCGCTCAAAGCCTTTGCGCCTATCTTTGTACCAATTTTACTCATTTGCCTAGCATCGATTGCTAAGTTCCCTTCTGCACCTTTTGGTGATGGTAGCTTATTCGAGATATTTAGTTTCCTTGGTCAGCCAGTGAACGCCTTGATGATCGGCCTGTTCCTATCAATTAGCCTGTTAAAGTCAGACGACAAAATCAAAGAGTTTGGTGAGCGTATTAGCCAAGGCCTAGTTGTTGCGGCACCTATCTTGCTAATTACTGGTGCTGGCGGAGCATTTGGCGCCATTCTAAAAGCGACTGAAATTGGCCACTACCTTGGCGAGAGCCTGTCAGCGCTGGGTATTGGTATCTTTATGCCATTTATCGTGGCAGCTGCGCTTAAATCAGCACAAGGTTCGTCAACGGTTGCACTTGTAGCAACCTCTGCACTCGTTGCACCATTATTAGGCGATATTGGCCTAGCAAGTGACATGGGCCGCGTATTGACGGTAATGGCGATTGGTGCCGGTGCGATGACGGTTTCTCATGCTAACGACAGCTTCTTCTGGGTGGTCACTCAATTTAGCCGCATGAGCGTTCAGCAAGCGTATCGCGCACAAACCATGGCAACACTGGTGCAAGGCTTAAGTGCAATGACACTGGTTTACATTTTAAGCCTAGTTCTACTTTAA
- a CDS encoding sugar diacid recognition domain-containing protein: MFEIDAITANAIVERTRHIIEFNINVMNASGVIIGSGDKQRLGETHEGALLAISQNRNVEITTGSSHSLQGVKPGVNLPLHYRGRIIGVIGITGEPANTRHYGEMLRMTAEVIFEQANHQANTQWQHRQQEEFILQLIKAKEHDVPSLRQWAIQLGVDLSMPRVAAIIEVESVDSKHLQDNRALKQIVYLLQNPNRGNLIAMTSLSQLVILKPAFLDGESWNPELESVRIDKLLKRIPSNMQLKLNIALGHYFDDELSIAKSYRTARETLQLGKKLHPQMTKYLFEDYSLQVLLSGLKHHWRGEALSGPFQKLQTNDKDGQLVKTFHAYINNLGDLKSCAESLYIHRNTLRYRLDKISTLTNTDINSFDGLLSLYLGSLISH; encoded by the coding sequence ATGTTTGAAATTGACGCTATCACAGCCAACGCTATTGTAGAGCGTACTCGACATATCATTGAATTTAATATCAATGTGATGAATGCAAGCGGCGTCATTATTGGCTCAGGGGATAAACAACGGTTAGGTGAGACTCATGAAGGCGCTTTGCTGGCAATTAGCCAAAACCGCAATGTAGAAATTACCACAGGTAGCAGTCATAGCTTGCAAGGTGTCAAACCTGGCGTAAACCTGCCTCTGCACTATCGCGGGCGAATTATTGGCGTCATCGGCATAACGGGCGAACCAGCTAACACCCGCCACTACGGCGAGATGCTAAGAATGACTGCCGAGGTGATATTTGAGCAAGCAAACCATCAAGCGAATACTCAATGGCAGCACCGCCAGCAAGAAGAATTTATTCTGCAGCTTATTAAGGCCAAAGAGCATGACGTTCCGTCGCTCAGACAATGGGCGATTCAATTAGGTGTAGATCTTTCAATGCCAAGAGTTGCAGCTATTATCGAAGTTGAATCAGTGGATTCGAAACACCTGCAAGATAACCGCGCTTTAAAACAGATTGTATATTTACTGCAAAACCCCAATCGCGGTAACTTGATTGCCATGACCTCACTAAGCCAACTGGTGATTTTAAAACCGGCATTTCTTGACGGTGAAAGCTGGAACCCGGAGCTTGAAAGTGTACGTATCGATAAACTGCTAAAGCGTATTCCTAGTAACATGCAGCTAAAACTCAATATCGCCCTTGGCCATTACTTTGACGATGAACTATCGATTGCTAAGTCTTATCGCACCGCGAGGGAAACCTTGCAACTTGGTAAAAAACTGCACCCACAAATGACCAAGTACTTGTTTGAAGATTACAGCTTGCAGGTACTGCTATCTGGGCTAAAACATCATTGGCGCGGCGAAGCTTTGTCTGGTCCATTTCAAAAACTGCAAACAAACGATAAAGACGGGCAATTGGTAAAAACCTTCCACGCTTATATTAATAACCTAGGTGACTTAAAAAGCTGCGCCGAAAGTTTATATATTCACCGTAATACCCTGCGCTATCGACTCGATAAAATTTCAACGCTAACCAACACAGACATTAATAGTTTTGACGGTTTACTCAGCCTGTATCTGGGTAGTTTGATCTCGCACTAA